AGTTCTGCATCGCATCGTTCATCACGCCGCCGACGACATCGCTGAAGCTCATGCCTGTTGCGGTACCCGGTGTCGCATTCTGCACCGTGACGCCCGTCTGCGTGCTAAAAAGCGAATGGGCGCCGCCGAGCGAGGCCGTGCTTGTTGCGTCGGTGTCCTCAGTCATGCCCGATGGAACGAGAGAGCCAACTTTGCTAATAGAATCGATCATTGTGAGCTCTTCAGCAGGTCGAGGGTCGAGGTAATCAGGTCACGTGTCTGCTTGACGGACTGAAGATTGGCTTCATAGGTGCGGTTGGCTTCGCGCATGTCGGCCATTTCGATCAGCACGTTCACATTGGGCATTTTCACGTAGCCCTTGGCATCGGCAGCCGGATTGCTGGGATCGTATTCTTCCGTGAAATTCGACTTGTCGAAGCCAAGCTTCTTGACCTTGACGATTTCCGTGCCTGTGGCGCGGTCCATTTCGGACCCGAAGGTGATCGTCTTGCGACGGTAGGGATTGGCGCCGGGCGTGTCGCCGGTGCTCTGGGCGTTGGCAATATTTTCCGAAACGATCCTGAGCCGGGTGGACTGTACATCCAGTCCGCTGCCGGCAATTTTCAGGGCCGAGGTGAGAGGATCTGTCGCGGTGACGGAATCCATGGTTTACCCCTTTACAGTCATCAGCATCATGCGATTAAAACTACTGACGAGGTTAGTGTTGAGCGAGTGCTGCCGCTGGATCTCGCCCATCTTGGTCATCTCATCGGCCAGCGCGACCGAATTTCCCGAGACCTGAACGCCGATTTCACCATTCAAAGGCGCCTCGCGGATATCGACATCCAGATCGGTGTTCAGATCGCTCGAGGCCATATGCTTCGAATTGGTCCGCGCCATACCAAACTGACGCACGTCCAGGATGGCATTGAAGGGTGTGATGTCCTTCGCCATGAATTTCGGTGTATTGGCATTGGCTATGTTGCCGGCGATCACTTCCTGGCGCAGGGAAAGCCACTCGGCCTGCCGTGATGCCACATCAAAAAGCTTTATCGGTTCCATAGAGTTTTCTCCAATTTACACCCTGGAGATTAGGCCGGTAATCTTGCGTGGGACTGACCGCAAAACCGGCCTTTTCTACAATCGTTAACTTTTCCTAAGATCCAATTTAAGATTTTGAAACAATTGTATATTTATCGAGGATTGATCGCCGGGCGAGCACAATTTCAACCCTGGCCGCCAATGCAAAAAGCCGCCCCTAGGCGGCTTTGAAAAACACACTGGATGTGGGATGAAAGCGACGGTCGGCCAAGGCTTATGCCGGCTTCCGGCCCGCACGCGCAGGGCCGGGCTACTGGTTTTCGTAGATCGCGCCGGTGCTGGTGATAATCACCCATTTTCCATTGCGTTGTTCCAGTGTCGCCACCCGGCTATTGTCGGGAAGGACGGAGCCGATTTTGACCATGAACATGCCAGAGGCATCCTCGATCATGGCGCGACCGTTGGAGACATGCAGCAGCCGGAAACCGCCACCGGGAAAGGGCTGTTCGATCTTCACCGGCTCACCATCGGGATCTTTCCGCCCGATATCGGAGGCCGTCGCCGTGGTCAGCGGGTCGAGATTATCAGGAATTTTCTGTTCACGGTCTTCACGCGACACCAGCGCCATGGGAGACACGCTGAACACATTGCGTGCATCGACCTGCGGCAAGTCGCGGGTCCGGTCCATCGGCTCGACATGAATGCCGAATTTATCGGGATTGAAAAACACATACCACGGAAACATCGCCGCGCTGCACGCCAGCACGACGCCAACCGCCGCCAACATCCTATCCATCGGTGATGCGCCCGACCGGCGGGGCGCGCGAGGCCGAACCACCTCGTCGGCATCGCTGTCTAGTGGATCATGCTCTTGATCTTGCATTGCTGTTTCCAGAATTATTGGCCGCCTTCAGGGCATGGGCGAGGTCGGCATAAGCATCGACGACAGCCCTGTCGGACGGGGTTTGCTTCAGCACTTCGTAAAGGATCGGAACCTGCTTGATCGCCATATCGAGATCGGGATCGCTGCCGGCGCGATAACCACCGATCAACCGCAAGTCGCGCGTTTCCTCGAAACGGTGGATCAGCGTCTTCAGGCGTGACAC
This region of Agrobacterium vitis genomic DNA includes:
- a CDS encoding flagellar hook-basal body complex protein FliE codes for the protein MIDSISKVGSLVPSGMTEDTDATSTASLGGAHSLFSTQTGVTVQNATPGTATGMSFSDVVGGVMNDAMQNLKTAESNSIDGMLGKVSTREVVDSVMSAQKSLQTAIALRDKLVSAFLDITKMQI
- the flgC gene encoding flagellar basal body rod protein FlgC; this translates as MDSVTATDPLTSALKIAGSGLDVQSTRLRIVSENIANAQSTGDTPGANPYRRKTITFGSEMDRATGTEIVKVKKLGFDKSNFTEEYDPSNPAADAKGYVKMPNVNVLIEMADMREANRTYEANLQSVKQTRDLITSTLDLLKSSQ
- the flgB gene encoding flagellar basal body rod protein FlgB → MEPIKLFDVASRQAEWLSLRQEVIAGNIANANTPKFMAKDITPFNAILDVRQFGMARTNSKHMASSDLNTDLDVDIREAPLNGEIGVQVSGNSVALADEMTKMGEIQRQHSLNTNLVSSFNRMMLMTVKG
- a CDS encoding flagellar protein, coding for MQDQEHDPLDSDADEVVRPRAPRRSGASPMDRMLAAVGVVLACSAAMFPWYVFFNPDKFGIHVEPMDRTRDLPQVDARNVFSVSPMALVSREDREQKIPDNLDPLTTATASDIGRKDPDGEPVKIEQPFPGGGFRLLHVSNGRAMIEDASGMFMVKIGSVLPDNSRVATLEQRNGKWVIITSTGAIYENQ